In a genomic window of Glycine max cultivar Williams 82 chromosome 13, Glycine_max_v4.0, whole genome shotgun sequence:
- the LOC112998780 gene encoding molybdate-anion transporter, whose amino-acid sequence MLINLLGRGRKRACVTYCITYILSCITKHSPQYKVLMLGRILGGIATSLLFSSFESWLVAEHFKRGFDQQWLSLTFSKAIFLGNGLVAILSGLFGNVLVDTLALGLVAPFDAASCFLAIGVAIALENSLKIVFAKDKEHMVLSVLSYNSS is encoded by the exons ATGCTCATCAATTTATTAGGAAG AGGTCGGAAGAGGGCTTGTGTGACTTACTGCATAACCTACATTTTGAGTTGCATCACCAAGCATTCTCCTCAATACAAAGTCCTGATGTTGGGCCGCATTTTGGGAGGTATTGCCACTTCACTTCTGTTTTCATCATTTGAATCATGGCTTGTTGCTGAGCACTTCAAG AGGGGCTTTGATCAACAATGGTTGTCATTAACATTCTCTAAGGCTATATTTCTTGGAAATGGTCTTGTTGCTATTTTGTCTGGGCTGTTTGGAAATGTACTTGTTGATACATTGGCTCTTGGACTTGTGGCCCCCTTTGATGCTGCTTCATGTTTTCTTGCTATTGGTGTGGCCATTGCTTTGG AGAATTCCTTAAAGATCGTTTTTGCCAAGGATAAGGAGCACATGGTATTATCAGTACTATCGTACAATTCCTCGTAA